The stretch of DNA TGTATCGTCGATGAAAATCTTGGAGTCGCCCAGTTGGGCCAAAGCGTGGGCCAGCTTCTGATAATCTTCACGCCCTAGAAAGCCGGTGCGCAGCTTGTGCGAGTCAACCTTGGCATGCGAGCACAGCAGGCGCATGAGCAACGCCTCGCGCGACATTTCCAGCGAGAAGACGCCCACGACTTTGCCGCTATTCACGGCCACGTTTTCCGCGATATTCATGGCGAAAGCCGTCTTGCCCATTGAAGGACGCGCCGCAATGATGATGAGATCTGAAGGCTGAAGGCCGCTGGTCATGCCATCCAGATCGGCATAGTAGGTCTCAAGGCCGGTGATGCGCTGGCCGCGGCTGTAGAGCGCGTCCACCGAGCCGAAGGATTCTTTGACAATCTCTTTTACGCCCAGGAAGCCGCGCCCAATGCGGCTCTCGGAAATCTTGAAGATGGCCGACTCGGCGGCGTCAATGATTTCTTCCGTCGTGTCAGCCTGATCCAGCGCGTGCGAGATGGCGCTTTGCGCGGCATGGATCAGCCCGCGCAGCAGGGCCTTATCTTTGACGATCTTGACGTAGTGCTCGATGTTCTCGCGCCGCGGCAGCCCTTCGGTCAGCGACGAGAGATAGGCCACTCCGCCCACGGCCTCAACTTCTTTTTTGCGGCCCAACTCCTCGGTCAGGGTGACGATGTCAATGGGACGGCTGGTTTCGTTCAGCTCCAGCATGCGCATGTAAATGCGACGATGCGAATCGAGAGAAAAATCATCGGCGCGCAGAGACTCGGCGGCCTGGGGAAGAACATCGTTATCTAAAAGGATGGCGCCCAGAATGGAGCGTTCGGCGTCCAGGCTCGCCGGCATACTGCGATCGAGATTCAGGTCAGTGGTGGCCAATGTTATCTGAATTATTACAATTAATTTGTCAGTTTGAAAGTTCTTAGTTTTGGATGGCCACATGCATCAACAATGAACCGCAGTCCGCGCCAGCCGCACGGACTGCGGTCATTTTTGGGAGCGCTCGAAAGCACTCCAGCAGTTGGCACTCTTCGCCGCAAAGCATAAAGCGTTGCGGCCGCGCGCTTTCTCTTAGCCTGGGTTCCAGGATTCCGCCGGCTTTGCCACGCGGAAGCTGCGCCATGAGCAATCGAGTGCGCCAGAGCGCCAAACTCTTTGTTGATATGACTGTGCCTGAGCAAAGCTGCGGGCACAAGAGCCTGGAAAATTTAGCTGTGGAATAACTGTTGAAAACCGCAATTCCCGGTGGAAATTAGTGGAAAACAAGTGCGGAAATAAAAAGCTGTTGATCCCAGTGGGCAAAAAGAAGCACAGGGTGTCTCGCACTGCGGGATATTGAGATGCAGAAATCATTTTGTGACGATTTTTTAGGTACCTGATAAACCGTCTCCTTACTGTCATGTTGAGCGGAGCGCCTGGAGAAAATCTGTAGCCTCGAGACGGATGGGCGCGCAGTCGAAACACCCCGACAAAGCCTGCGGAAGAAATGCTGCCGTAGGGAATTCTCCCCAGAGTGTGTCCTGGAATGTAGGGCGGGAAGCGGTTGTGCGCGCCCAGCCTGTTTCGCTGGCGGCGGCATCGGGAGAATTCCCTGATGCGGAATGTAGACCGAACCCTTCTCGGGGTGTTTCGACTA from Terriglobales bacterium encodes:
- a CDS encoding replicative DNA helicase, which produces MATTDLNLDRSMPASLDAERSILGAILLDNDVLPQAAESLRADDFSLDSHRRIYMRMLELNETSRPIDIVTLTEELGRKKEVEAVGGVAYLSSLTEGLPRRENIEHYVKIVKDKALLRGLIHAAQSAISHALDQADTTEEIIDAAESAIFKISESRIGRGFLGVKEIVKESFGSVDALYSRGQRITGLETYYADLDGMTSGLQPSDLIIIAARPSMGKTAFAMNIAENVAVNSGKVVGVFSLEMSREALLMRLLCSHAKVDSHKLRTGFLGREDYQKLAHALAQLGDSKIFIDDT